From Stenotrophomonas maltophilia, a single genomic window includes:
- a CDS encoding type I secretion system permease/ATPase, with translation MHQGTVASQGVARERVVHAQPDLALRGLVLLAQFHGIAADAEQLAHAHGRNGEAFDETTLLLAARRLGLKARISATPQRRLSRVTLPALALAGAHPFIIARIDADQVLIHDLAEKRPRTLTLDELGQRYAGRLLQVTSRASVLGELARFDFSWFIPAVIKYRRLLVEVLIVSFFIQMFALVTPLFYQVVMDKVLVHRGLTTLDVIAIGLVSMAVFDVVLSGLRTYVFSHTSSKIDVELGARLFRHVLALPLAYFESRRVGDTIARVRELENIRSFLTGQALTSVLDLFFTVVFLAVMFHYSGWLTLIVALSLPVYALISALVTPVLRRRLNDKFQRGADNQAFLVETVSGIGTVKAMAVDPRVTRTWDSQLAGYVSAGFNVTRIATLGQQSVQLVQKLVAVAILFWGAKLVIEGKLSLGQLIAFNMLSGQVAAPIIRLAQLWQDFQQVGISVERLGDILNTRTELPGSRMALPPIQGRITFERVGFRYRPDAAAVLADIELDVRPGEVVGIVGRSGSGKSTLTKLVQRLYSPEQGRVLIDGHDLALADPAWLRRQLGVVLQENFLFNRSVRENIALGEPGMPLERVIQAATLAGAHEFIIELPEGYDTKVGEHGTGLSGGQRQRIAIARALITDPRILIFDEATSALDYESEHAVMSNMRAICKGRTVLIIAHRLSTVRHANRIVVVEKGRIVEVGAHEELMRRPEGFYVRLHRLQAGAA, from the coding sequence ATGCACCAGGGGACGGTAGCCAGTCAGGGCGTCGCGCGCGAGCGCGTGGTTCACGCCCAGCCAGATCTGGCGTTGCGGGGGCTGGTGCTGCTTGCGCAGTTCCATGGCATTGCTGCGGATGCGGAGCAGCTGGCGCATGCGCATGGACGCAACGGCGAAGCATTTGACGAGACGACCCTGCTGCTGGCCGCCCGCCGGTTGGGCCTCAAGGCCCGGATCTCAGCGACGCCGCAGCGGCGCCTTTCCAGGGTCACGCTGCCGGCGCTGGCGTTGGCGGGCGCGCATCCTTTCATCATTGCGCGGATCGACGCCGATCAGGTGCTCATCCACGACCTGGCCGAAAAGCGGCCGCGAACGCTCACGCTGGACGAACTGGGGCAGCGCTATGCAGGACGCCTGCTGCAGGTGACCTCGCGCGCCTCGGTGCTGGGCGAACTGGCAAGATTCGATTTCAGCTGGTTCATCCCGGCAGTCATCAAGTACCGGCGCTTGCTGGTCGAAGTGCTGATCGTCTCGTTCTTCATCCAGATGTTTGCCCTGGTAACACCGCTGTTCTACCAGGTAGTGATGGACAAGGTGCTGGTGCACCGGGGGCTCACCACGCTGGATGTGATTGCCATCGGCCTGGTTTCGATGGCGGTGTTCGACGTGGTGCTGTCAGGCCTGCGTACGTACGTCTTCTCACACACCAGCAGCAAGATCGATGTCGAACTCGGCGCGCGCCTGTTCCGGCATGTGCTTGCGCTTCCGTTGGCGTACTTCGAGTCACGCCGCGTGGGCGACACCATCGCCCGCGTGCGGGAACTGGAAAACATCCGCAGTTTCCTCACCGGGCAGGCGTTGACCTCGGTGCTGGACCTGTTCTTCACGGTTGTCTTCCTTGCCGTGATGTTCCACTACAGCGGCTGGCTGACCCTGATCGTGGCGCTTTCGCTTCCGGTGTATGCACTGATTTCGGCATTGGTGACGCCTGTACTTCGCAGGCGCCTGAATGACAAGTTCCAGCGTGGCGCCGACAACCAGGCGTTTCTGGTGGAGACCGTCAGCGGCATCGGAACGGTCAAGGCCATGGCGGTGGACCCGAGGGTGACCCGCACGTGGGACAGCCAGTTGGCGGGATACGTCAGCGCAGGCTTCAACGTCACCCGCATCGCCACGCTCGGCCAGCAGAGCGTGCAGCTTGTGCAGAAGCTGGTGGCCGTTGCGATCCTGTTCTGGGGCGCGAAGCTGGTCATCGAAGGCAAGTTGAGCCTGGGTCAGTTGATTGCCTTCAACATGCTGTCCGGCCAGGTGGCGGCGCCGATCATCCGCCTGGCTCAGCTTTGGCAGGACTTCCAGCAGGTCGGGATCTCGGTCGAACGACTGGGCGATATCCTCAATACGCGCACTGAGCTGCCGGGAAGCCGGATGGCATTGCCTCCGATCCAGGGCCGGATCACGTTCGAACGCGTCGGGTTCCGCTATCGTCCAGACGCTGCGGCCGTGCTTGCTGATATCGAACTGGATGTCCGGCCCGGCGAAGTGGTTGGTATCGTCGGGCGCTCAGGCTCGGGCAAGAGCACGCTGACCAAGCTGGTGCAGCGCCTGTATTCGCCGGAACAGGGCAGGGTGCTGATCGATGGACACGATCTGGCGTTGGCCGATCCGGCATGGTTGCGGCGACAACTCGGCGTGGTCCTGCAGGAGAATTTCCTGTTCAACCGCTCGGTGCGCGAGAACATCGCGCTGGGCGAGCCTGGCATGCCGCTGGAACGAGTAATCCAGGCCGCCACGCTTGCCGGCGCGCACGAGTTCATCATCGAGTTGCCCGAGGGCTATGACACCAAGGTGGGTGAGCATGGCACGGGGCTTTCCGGTGGACAGCGCCAGCGCATCGCTATCGCCCGGGCGCTGATCACCGATCCGCGCATCCTGATATTTGACGAGGCCACCAGCGCCCTGGACTACGAGTCCGAGCACGCCGTGATGTCGAACATGCGTGCGATATGCAAGGGCCGCACTGTACTGATCATCGCGCACCGGCTGTCTACGGTGCGCCACGCCAACCGCATCGTGGTAGTAGAGAAGGGGCGGATCGTCGAGGTTGGTGCACATGAGGAACTGATGCGCCGGCCGGAGGGCTTCTATGTGCGCCTGCATCGGCTGCAGGCGGGTGCGGCATGA